From a region of the Myxococcota bacterium genome:
- a CDS encoding PEP-CTERM sorting domain-containing protein (PEP-CTERM proteins occur, often in large numbers, in the proteomes of bacteria that also encode an exosortase, a predicted intramembrane cysteine proteinase. The presence of a PEP-CTERM domain at a protein's C-terminus predicts cleavage within the sorting domain, followed by covalent anchoring to some some component of the (usually Gram-negative) cell surface. Many PEP-CTERM proteins exhibit an unusual sequence composition that includes large numbers of potential glycosylation sites. Expression of one such protein has been shown restore the ability of a bacterium to form floc, a type of biofilm.), with protein sequence MKSWLSAASLALALLAWNGVARAVPVIGDESSVSLVIDTSSLGISVTPMGSTTIDPLGRYVLPITGGDVTLHPLAGSIQHDGSGLSLDRSGSTLTFQNLNVDFTSGIVSGDVGGTGSTGNMDLFTIQSCAAGDCTDGHGGIPVTETGLFLRDNGASLVNGLFSSPIVATGDQIGLAEIHLRLEDGNSVPEPALLLLLGGSLAAVALVRRKA encoded by the coding sequence ATGAAGTCATGGCTCTCAGCGGCGAGTCTCGCACTCGCCCTACTGGCCTGGAACGGCGTGGCCCGCGCCGTTCCCGTGATCGGAGACGAGTCGAGCGTCAGCCTGGTGATCGACACATCGTCGCTCGGCATCTCTGTGACTCCAATGGGCAGCACGACCATCGACCCGCTCGGCCGCTACGTCCTGCCCATCACGGGCGGCGACGTGACCCTGCATCCGCTGGCCGGGTCGATCCAGCACGACGGCAGCGGTCTGTCACTCGATCGAAGTGGCAGCACGCTCACGTTCCAGAACCTCAACGTCGACTTCACGAGCGGAATCGTGTCGGGCGACGTGGGCGGGACTGGCTCGACGGGGAACATGGACCTGTTCACGATCCAATCGTGCGCAGCGGGCGATTGCACCGACGGACACGGAGGGATCCCGGTCACCGAGACCGGGCTGTTCCTGCGGGACAACGGCGCATCGCTCGTGAATGGCCTGTTCTCGAGCCCGATCGTCGCGACCGGCGACCAGATCGGCCTGGCCGAGATCCATCTGCGCCTCGAAGACGGGAACTCGGTCCCGGAGCCGGCGCTGCTTCTCCTGCTTGGAGGGAGCCTGGCTGCCGTCGCACTCGTGCGTCGCAAGGCCTAG
- the rfbC gene encoding dTDP-4-dehydrorhamnose 3,5-epimerase, which produces MIFHETGLAGALAIELERIADARGFFARAFCAREFEKRGLAARFVQSSISWNAKAGTLRGMHFQVPPHRETKLVRCTAGAVWDAIVDLRTDSPTRLRWFGTELSAENRRMLYIPAGFAHGFVTLAPNSEVFYEMDEFYAPQAGRGLRWDDPALGIAWPRAPEVIAERDATYPDLDPAALAEVGK; this is translated from the coding sequence ATGATCTTCCACGAGACGGGGCTCGCCGGGGCGCTGGCGATCGAGCTCGAGCGAATCGCGGACGCGCGCGGCTTCTTCGCGCGCGCCTTCTGCGCCCGTGAGTTCGAGAAGCGCGGCCTGGCGGCGCGCTTCGTCCAGAGCAGCATCTCCTGGAATGCCAAGGCCGGCACCTTGCGCGGCATGCACTTCCAGGTTCCGCCGCACCGCGAGACCAAGCTCGTGCGCTGCACGGCGGGCGCGGTCTGGGACGCGATCGTCGACCTGCGCACAGACTCACCCACTCGGCTGCGCTGGTTCGGCACGGAGCTCAGCGCCGAGAACCGGCGCATGCTCTACATCCCGGCGGGCTTCGCGCACGGCTTCGTGACGCTCGCGCCGAACAGCGAAGTCTTCTACGAGATGGACGAGTTCTACGCGCCCCAGGCCGGCCGGGGCCTGCGCTGGGACGACCCGGCGCTCGGCATCGCCTGGCCGCGGGCGCCCGAAGTCATCGCCGAGCGCGACGCGACCTACCCGGACCTCGACCCGGCGGCGCTCGCGGAGGTGGGCAAGTGA
- a CDS encoding DUF4910 domain-containing protein, giving the protein MTPASREALERELLELIRALYPLCRSITGDGVRETLRLVSEKLPLERHEVPSGTPVLDWTVPDEWNARDAWIENARGERLVDFRRHNLHLVSYSEPVPARTISRAELHEHLHSLPDHPDWIPYRTSYYKRTWGFCVSQKQLESLTDPEYRVCVDTRLEPGHLSYGEFFLPGERPEEFTFSAHVCHPSLCDDNLSGIAVAAAVARALSARARRRFSYRFLFIPGTIGSLTWLARNRERVPRIRGGMSLVCLGDERGFTYKRSFAGRSAIDRAAELVLGRSGRAHDVIDFFPYGYDERQFNSPGFRVPFGSLMRGRHGRFDEYHTSADDLSFVRGPQLVDAVETVLAIVDVLEGDARFVSLAPYGEPQLGRRGIYRAMGGEADPEALQLAMLWVLSLADGEHSLVDAAERSGLAFPVVRAAASLLEKHDLVRERE; this is encoded by the coding sequence GTGACTCCCGCCTCCCGCGAAGCGCTGGAGCGCGAGCTGCTCGAGCTGATCCGCGCGCTCTACCCGCTGTGCCGCAGCATCACCGGCGACGGCGTGCGCGAGACGTTGCGGCTCGTGTCCGAGAAGCTGCCGCTCGAGCGGCACGAGGTGCCAAGCGGCACGCCCGTGCTCGACTGGACGGTGCCCGACGAATGGAACGCCCGCGACGCCTGGATCGAGAACGCGCGCGGCGAGCGCCTGGTCGACTTCCGGCGCCACAACCTGCACCTGGTGAGCTACAGCGAGCCGGTTCCCGCGCGCACGATCTCGCGCGCCGAGCTGCACGAGCACTTGCACTCCCTGCCCGACCACCCCGACTGGATCCCCTATCGCACCTCGTACTACAAGCGCACCTGGGGCTTCTGCGTCAGCCAGAAGCAGCTCGAGTCACTGACCGATCCCGAGTACCGGGTGTGCGTGGACACGCGCCTCGAGCCCGGACACCTGAGCTACGGCGAGTTCTTCCTGCCGGGCGAGCGCCCCGAGGAGTTCACGTTCAGCGCGCACGTCTGCCACCCCTCGCTGTGCGACGACAACCTGTCGGGCATCGCGGTGGCGGCGGCCGTGGCGCGCGCCCTGTCCGCGCGGGCCCGGCGCCGCTTCTCCTACCGCTTCCTGTTCATCCCGGGCACGATCGGCTCGCTCACCTGGCTGGCGCGCAACCGCGAGCGCGTGCCGCGCATCCGCGGCGGAATGTCGCTGGTCTGTCTGGGCGACGAGCGCGGCTTCACCTACAAGCGCAGCTTCGCCGGGCGCAGCGCGATCGACCGCGCCGCCGAGCTCGTGCTCGGGCGCTCGGGCCGCGCGCACGACGTGATCGACTTCTTCCCGTACGGCTACGACGAGCGCCAGTTCAACTCACCGGGCTTCCGCGTGCCCTTCGGCTCGCTCATGCGCGGCCGTCACGGGCGCTTCGACGAGTACCACACGTCGGCCGACGACCTCTCGTTCGTGCGCGGGCCGCAGCTCGTCGACGCGGTCGAGACCGTGCTCGCGATCGTCGACGTGCTCGAGGGCGACGCGCGCTTCGTGAGTCTGGCGCCGTACGGCGAGCCCCAGCTGGGACGCCGCGGCATCTACCGCGCCATGGGCGGCGAAGCCGACCCCGAGGCGCTGCAGCTGGCGATGCTCTGGGTGCTGTCACTGGCCGACGGCGAGCACAGCCTGGTCGACGCGGCCGAGCGCTCGGGCCTGGCCTTCCCGGTCGTGCGCGCGGCGGCGAGCTTGCTCGAGAAACACGATCTCGTCCGAGAGCGTGAGTAG
- a CDS encoding SDR family oxidoreductase yields the protein MRVLVTGHGGYIGAVMTRVLDAAGMDVVGTDSGLFSGCDFGRYEPPRQVIERDLRELDVRDLDGFDAVVHLAAISNDPLGDLNPGCTWDINHKASVRLAEVAKRAGVSRFLYSSSCSVYGAASPDDVLTETAAFSPITAYAQSKVKVEADVAKLADDDFSPTYLRNATVYGVSPRLRGDLVVNNLVGWAFATGRVLLKSDGTPWRPLVHIEDVCHAFLTVLRAPREVIHDQAFNVGRNGENYRVRQVAELVGKEVAGSRIDFAEGAGPDPRCYRVDFTKIERALPEYKPRWTVADGVAELHAAFRREVMRTEDLEGDRYIRIRRIARMLEAGWLDSSLRRTASGTGPSPW from the coding sequence ATGCGGGTACTGGTGACGGGACACGGCGGATACATCGGAGCGGTGATGACCCGCGTGCTCGACGCGGCGGGCATGGACGTCGTGGGCACGGACAGCGGGCTGTTCTCGGGCTGTGACTTCGGGCGCTACGAGCCTCCGCGCCAGGTGATCGAGCGCGACCTGCGCGAGCTCGACGTGCGCGACCTCGACGGCTTCGACGCCGTGGTGCACCTGGCCGCGATCTCGAACGACCCGCTGGGCGACCTGAACCCCGGCTGCACCTGGGACATCAACCACAAGGCCTCGGTGCGCCTGGCCGAGGTGGCCAAGCGCGCCGGAGTGTCTCGCTTCCTGTACTCGTCCTCGTGCAGCGTGTACGGCGCCGCGAGCCCCGACGACGTGCTGACCGAGACGGCCGCGTTCTCGCCGATCACCGCCTACGCGCAGTCCAAGGTGAAGGTCGAGGCCGACGTGGCGAAGCTCGCCGACGACGACTTCAGCCCCACCTATCTGCGCAACGCCACCGTGTACGGTGTCTCGCCGCGGCTGCGCGGCGACCTGGTCGTGAACAATCTCGTGGGCTGGGCGTTCGCGACGGGCCGCGTGCTGCTCAAGAGCGACGGCACGCCCTGGCGGCCGCTGGTGCACATCGAAGACGTGTGCCACGCGTTCCTGACCGTGCTGCGCGCGCCGCGCGAGGTGATCCACGACCAGGCCTTCAACGTGGGCCGCAACGGCGAGAACTACCGCGTGCGGCAGGTCGCCGAGCTGGTCGGCAAGGAGGTCGCCGGCAGCCGCATCGACTTCGCGGAGGGCGCCGGCCCGGACCCGCGCTGCTACCGGGTCGACTTCACCAAGATCGAGCGCGCGCTGCCGGAGTACAAGCCGCGCTGGACCGTGGCCGACGGCGTGGCGGAGCTGCACGCGGCCTTCCGGCGCGAGGTCATGCGGACCGAGGACTTGGAGGGCGATCGCTACATCCGGATCCGGCGCATCGCGCGCATGCTCGAGGCAGGCTGGCTCGACTCCAGCCTGCGCCGCACCGCGTCGGGAACCGGCCCGTCGCCCTGGTAG